In Streptomyces sp. NBC_01707, a genomic segment contains:
- a CDS encoding GntR family transcriptional regulator: MPAAPPAVTRPPVKQPPAAERVYTHIKQAVLDRRYEGGTLLTEGDLAEAVGVSRTPVREALLRLEVEGLIKLYPKKGALVLAVSAQEIADVVETRLLVEEFAARKAVPASAKLISRLEELLDEQRQHVAAGDLAAVSVADRCFHAEIVRNAGNEILSRLYDQLRDRQLRMGVAVMEAHPDRIAANITEHGELLDAIRAGDADGAAQVVRRHVSRVKVLVRGEDR; encoded by the coding sequence ATGCCTGCCGCACCCCCTGCCGTGACCCGCCCGCCCGTCAAGCAGCCGCCCGCCGCCGAGCGCGTCTACACCCACATCAAGCAGGCGGTGCTCGACCGCAGGTACGAGGGCGGGACGCTGCTCACCGAAGGGGACCTGGCGGAGGCCGTCGGCGTCTCCCGTACGCCGGTGCGCGAGGCGCTGCTGCGGCTCGAGGTCGAAGGGCTGATCAAGCTCTACCCGAAGAAGGGGGCCCTGGTGCTCGCCGTCTCCGCGCAGGAGATCGCGGACGTGGTCGAGACCCGGTTGCTGGTCGAGGAGTTCGCCGCCCGCAAGGCCGTGCCTGCCTCGGCGAAGCTGATCTCCCGGCTCGAGGAGCTGCTCGACGAGCAGCGGCAGCACGTGGCGGCCGGCGATCTTGCAGCCGTCTCGGTCGCGGACCGCTGCTTCCACGCCGAGATCGTGCGCAACGCGGGGAACGAGATCCTGTCGCGCCTCTACGACCAGCTGCGCGACCGGCAGTTGCGGATGGGCGTCGCCGTGATGGAGGCGCACCCCGACAGGATCGCCGCCAACATCACCGAGCACGGCGAGCTGCTGGACGCGATCAGGGCCGGTGACGCGGACGGTGCCGCACAGGTCGTACGGCGCCACGTCAGCCGGGTCAAGGTGCTGGTCCGGGGTGAGGACCGGTGA
- a CDS encoding D-alanyl-D-alanine carboxypeptidase family protein gives MKIGIKGISRASATVTVALTAGAVLAGSVFAATAQAATPPTPTIAAKGGYVMNNGTAKTLFTKAADTRRSTGSTTKIMTAKVVLAQKNLNLDSKVTIQKAYSDYIVSKGASSAHLIVGDKVTVRQLLYGLMLPSGCDAAYALADKFGTGTTRAARVKSFIGKMNASAKSLGLKNTHFDSFDGIGNGSNYSTPRDLTKIASSAMKNSTFRTVVKTKSTKQKVTTKSGGYRYMSWSNTNTMLSSYSGAIGVKTGSGPSAKYCLVFAATRNGKTVIGTVLASTSATTRTADMKKIMDYSFKK, from the coding sequence TTGAAAATCGGCATTAAGGGCATAAGCCGCGCATCCGCCACTGTCACCGTGGCCCTGACCGCGGGTGCCGTCCTTGCAGGCAGCGTCTTCGCTGCCACGGCGCAGGCCGCCACGCCGCCCACACCCACGATCGCCGCCAAGGGCGGCTACGTGATGAACAACGGCACCGCGAAGACTCTCTTCACGAAGGCCGCGGACACCCGTCGCTCCACCGGCTCCACCACCAAGATCATGACGGCCAAGGTGGTGCTGGCGCAGAAGAACCTGAACCTGGATTCCAAGGTCACGATCCAGAAGGCGTACAGCGATTACATCGTCTCCAAGGGCGCCTCGTCGGCCCACCTGATCGTCGGGGACAAGGTCACCGTCCGCCAGCTTCTGTACGGTCTGATGCTGCCGTCCGGCTGCGACGCCGCGTACGCCCTCGCCGACAAGTTCGGCACCGGCACCACCCGCGCGGCCCGGGTGAAGTCGTTCATCGGCAAGATGAACGCCTCCGCCAAGTCCCTCGGCCTGAAGAACACCCACTTCGACTCGTTCGACGGCATAGGGAACGGCTCGAACTACTCGACGCCGCGCGACCTGACGAAGATCGCCAGCAGCGCGATGAAGAACTCCACGTTCCGCACGGTCGTCAAGACCAAGTCGACCAAGCAGAAGGTCACGACGAAGAGTGGCGGCTACCGCTACATGTCGTGGTCCAACACCAACACCATGCTCAGCAGTTACAGCGGTGCGATCGGCGTGAAGACCGGTTCCGGTCCTTCGGCCAAGTACTGCCTGGTGTTCGCCGCGACCCGTAACGGCAAGACGGTGATCGGCACCGTGCTCGCCTCCACGAGCGCGACCACCCGGACCGCCGACATGAAGAAGATCATGGACTACTCCTTCAAGAAGTAG
- a CDS encoding fibronectin type III domain-containing protein, whose translation MSTTTASAATTCASPVFKRQFFANTTFSGTPKKTDCDSVIDQNWGTGAPASGLPTNNFGVRWSLTRDFGSGGPFTFTASSLDGIRVYVDGVRKVDIWKNVSATQKKTVNVTVPKGKHSLRIDFVNWTGSANVKFAYTPRTSATVDKVKPLAPVGVKAVLDNATANAKVTWTKNNEMDLAGYRVYRRLKDSSTFTHVKTTTATSYAGLPPEAGKTYYYEVRAYDKAGNVSTGSTDQPVTTVAVTAPAGLTARGTDAAIVLSWQPVPGAVRYNLKSGGQVRSVTATSFSDTTVKRSEERTYQVAAVDGAGRTSAYSSTVTAYRPVAAPKDIVATPGISRVTFTWTTDHAIDGNVYDFHVYRSETLPVDTSTEPVRCSTTYKRLDNGRLQYTCTDTSPAGGATYHYVIKAWDDNAIESVASPTITVTTLARDLTPPAAVTGLTAEATEYGIELRWNANTEPDLKRYVVYVGELIDSEDERVCYGVSSVYLGAGTTSYTDERLPDGEERCYFVDVEDTSGNSNFGATHDAEIAVVTERDLTPSVETPDNASLALTALKGATGTSVDLSWNRVADATGYLVERWNPATDAYEQLTTGPVTEMSYTDATAPAGTTHFYRVTPVLGDGTEAAPAAAWVVLAPVR comes from the coding sequence GTGAGTACCACGACCGCTTCGGCGGCGACGACGTGTGCCTCGCCCGTCTTCAAGCGCCAGTTCTTCGCCAACACCACGTTCTCCGGAACGCCGAAGAAGACCGACTGCGACTCGGTGATCGACCAGAACTGGGGCACCGGCGCACCCGCCTCCGGTCTGCCGACGAACAACTTCGGTGTCCGCTGGTCCCTGACCCGGGACTTCGGCTCCGGCGGCCCGTTCACCTTCACCGCGTCGTCCCTGGACGGCATCCGGGTCTACGTCGACGGAGTGCGCAAGGTCGACATCTGGAAGAACGTCTCCGCCACGCAGAAGAAGACGGTCAACGTCACCGTCCCCAAGGGCAAGCACTCCCTGCGCATCGACTTCGTCAACTGGACGGGCTCCGCCAACGTCAAGTTCGCCTACACACCGCGGACGTCGGCCACCGTCGACAAGGTCAAGCCGCTCGCCCCGGTCGGTGTGAAGGCGGTCCTCGACAACGCCACGGCCAACGCCAAGGTGACCTGGACGAAGAACAACGAGATGGACCTCGCGGGCTACCGGGTCTACCGCCGGCTCAAGGACTCCAGCACCTTCACCCACGTCAAGACGACCACCGCGACCTCGTACGCGGGTCTCCCGCCCGAGGCCGGGAAGACGTACTACTACGAGGTCCGCGCCTACGACAAGGCCGGAAACGTCTCCACCGGCAGCACCGACCAGCCGGTGACCACCGTCGCCGTCACCGCTCCGGCGGGTCTCACCGCGCGGGGCACGGACGCCGCGATCGTGCTGTCCTGGCAGCCCGTCCCGGGCGCGGTCCGCTACAACCTGAAAAGCGGCGGCCAGGTCCGCTCCGTCACCGCCACGTCCTTCAGCGACACCACGGTGAAGCGATCCGAGGAGCGGACCTACCAGGTGGCCGCCGTGGACGGCGCCGGGCGCACCTCCGCGTACAGCTCCACCGTGACGGCCTACCGTCCGGTCGCGGCGCCGAAGGACATCGTCGCGACACCGGGGATCAGCAGGGTGACCTTCACCTGGACGACCGATCACGCCATCGACGGCAATGTCTACGACTTCCACGTCTACCGTTCCGAGACGCTCCCCGTGGACACCTCGACCGAGCCGGTCCGGTGCAGCACCACCTACAAGAGACTCGACAACGGACGGCTCCAGTACACCTGCACCGACACCTCACCGGCAGGCGGCGCCACGTACCACTACGTGATCAAGGCCTGGGACGACAACGCGATCGAGTCGGTGGCTTCCCCCACCATCACCGTCACGACACTCGCCAGGGATCTGACCCCGCCCGCGGCGGTCACCGGGCTGACCGCCGAGGCGACCGAGTACGGCATCGAGCTGCGCTGGAACGCCAACACCGAGCCCGACCTCAAGCGGTACGTGGTGTACGTCGGCGAGCTGATCGACAGCGAGGACGAGCGAGTCTGCTACGGCGTCTCGTCCGTGTACCTCGGCGCGGGCACCACGTCCTACACGGATGAGCGGCTGCCCGACGGCGAGGAGCGGTGCTACTTCGTCGACGTCGAGGACACCTCCGGCAACTCCAACTTCGGGGCGACTCACGACGCCGAGATCGCCGTCGTCACCGAGCGGGATCTGACACCGTCCGTCGAGACGCCGGACAACGCGTCCCTCGCGCTCACCGCGCTCAAGGGCGCCACCGGCACCTCGGTGGACCTGTCCTGGAACAGGGTCGCGGACGCCACGGGCTACCTGGTCGAACGCTGGAACCCGGCCACGGACGCCTACGAGCAGCTGACCACCGGACCCGTCACGGAGATGTCGTACACGGACGCCACCGCTCCGGCCGGCACCACCCACTTCTACCGGGTGACGCCCGTGCTCGGCGACGGAACCGAGGCGGCACCCGCCGCGGCCTGGGTCGTCCTGGCACCCGTCAGGTGA
- a CDS encoding dihydrolipoamide acetyltransferase family protein → MTTMTETSARFREFKMPDVGEGLTEAEILKWYVQPGDTVTDGQVVCEVETAKAAVELPIPFDGVVHELRFPEGTTVDVGQVIIAVDVVPGGGEAAEPVAPAAAEPEPAAEPEAPKGRQPVLVGYGVAESSTKRRARKGTEPPAAAAAAIQGELNGHATVAADVPAPTVGTVVPESRPLAKPPVRKLAKDLGIDLATVTPTGPGGIITREDVHAAAAPVPAPASVPTAPAAVAEAVAVPVAATPVPGARETRIPVKGVRKAIAQAMVGSAFTAPHVTEFVTVDVTRMMKLVAELKEDKDMAGVRVNPLLIIAKALLVAIKRNPEVNAAWDEADQEIVQKHYVNLGIAAATPRGLIVPNIKDAHDKTLPQLAAALGELVTTAREGKTSPAAMAGGTVTITNVGVFGVDTGTPILNPGESAILAVGAIKLQPWVHKGKVKPRQVTTLALSFDHRLVDGELGSKVLADVAAILEQPKRLITWA, encoded by the coding sequence GTGACGACGATGACCGAAACGTCTGCTCGCTTCCGTGAGTTCAAGATGCCCGATGTGGGCGAGGGACTGACCGAGGCCGAGATCCTCAAGTGGTACGTCCAGCCGGGCGACACCGTCACCGACGGCCAGGTCGTGTGCGAGGTCGAGACCGCCAAGGCGGCCGTGGAGCTGCCGATCCCGTTCGACGGGGTGGTGCACGAACTGCGCTTCCCCGAGGGCACGACCGTCGACGTCGGTCAGGTGATCATCGCGGTGGACGTGGTGCCGGGCGGCGGCGAAGCGGCGGAGCCGGTGGCTCCGGCCGCGGCCGAACCGGAACCGGCCGCGGAACCGGAGGCACCGAAGGGCCGCCAACCCGTGCTGGTGGGCTACGGCGTGGCCGAGTCCTCCACCAAGCGGCGCGCCCGCAAGGGCACCGAGCCGCCGGCTGCCGCGGCTGCCGCGATCCAGGGCGAGCTGAACGGTCACGCCACCGTTGCCGCTGACGTCCCCGCCCCCACCGTTGGCACCGTTGTCCCGGAGAGCCGCCCGCTCGCCAAGCCGCCGGTTCGCAAGCTGGCGAAGGACCTGGGCATCGATCTGGCGACGGTCACCCCGACCGGTCCGGGCGGGATCATCACCCGCGAGGACGTGCACGCGGCGGCCGCGCCCGTACCGGCGCCGGCATCCGTACCCACCGCCCCGGCCGCGGTGGCCGAGGCTGTCGCGGTGCCCGTCGCCGCAACCCCCGTCCCGGGTGCCCGGGAGACCCGTATCCCGGTCAAGGGCGTACGGAAGGCCATTGCGCAGGCGATGGTCGGCAGCGCTTTCACGGCGCCGCATGTCACCGAGTTCGTGACGGTCGACGTCACGCGCATGATGAAGCTCGTGGCGGAGCTCAAGGAAGACAAGGACATGGCGGGGGTCCGGGTCAACCCGCTCCTGATCATCGCCAAGGCGCTCCTGGTCGCGATCAAGCGGAACCCGGAGGTCAACGCCGCCTGGGACGAGGCCGACCAGGAGATCGTGCAGAAGCACTATGTGAACCTGGGCATCGCGGCCGCCACCCCGCGCGGTCTGATCGTGCCGAACATCAAGGACGCGCACGACAAGACCCTGCCCCAGCTCGCCGCGGCGCTGGGCGAGCTGGTCACCACGGCGCGCGAGGGCAAGACGTCCCCCGCAGCCATGGCGGGTGGCACGGTGACGATCACCAACGTCGGAGTCTTCGGCGTCGACACCGGTACGCCGATCCTGAACCCGGGCGAGTCCGCGATCCTTGCGGTCGGTGCGATCAAGCTGCAGCCGTGGGTCCACAAGGGCAAGGTGAAGCCCCGCCAGGTCACCACGTTGGCGCTGTCGTTCGACCACCGCCTGGTCGACGGTGAGCTCGGTTCCAAGGTCCTGGCGGACGTCGCCGCGATCCTGGAACAGCCCAAGAGGCTCATCACCTGGGCCTGA
- a CDS encoding alpha-ketoacid dehydrogenase subunit beta produces MATQKMSLAKALNESLRKALDTDPKVLIMGEDVGKLGGVFRITDGLQKDFGEDRVIDTPLAESGIVGTAIGLALRGYRPIVEIQFDGFVFPAYDQIVTQLAKMHARALGKIKLPVVVRIPYGGGIGAVEHHSESPEALFAHVAGLKVVSPSNASDAYWMMQQAVQSDDPIIFFEPKRRYWDKGDVETDLIPGPLHKAATVREGSDLTLVAYGPMVKVCLEAAAAAQEEGKSIEVLDLRSMSPIDFDAVQASVEKTGRLVVVHEAPVFYGSGAEIAARITERCFYHLEAPVLRVGGYHAPYPPARLEDEYLPGLDRVLDAVDRSLAY; encoded by the coding sequence ATGGCCACCCAGAAGATGTCCCTCGCGAAGGCGCTCAACGAGTCGCTGCGCAAGGCCCTCGACACCGACCCCAAGGTCCTCATCATGGGTGAGGACGTCGGCAAGCTGGGCGGGGTCTTCCGGATCACCGACGGGCTCCAGAAGGACTTCGGCGAGGACCGGGTCATCGACACCCCGCTCGCCGAGTCCGGCATCGTCGGCACGGCGATCGGTCTGGCCCTGCGCGGCTACCGGCCGATCGTGGAGATCCAGTTCGACGGCTTCGTCTTCCCGGCGTACGACCAGATCGTCACCCAGCTCGCGAAGATGCACGCCCGCGCGCTCGGCAAGATCAAGCTGCCGGTCGTCGTCCGGATCCCGTACGGCGGCGGCATCGGCGCGGTCGAGCACCACAGCGAGTCGCCCGAGGCCCTGTTCGCACATGTCGCGGGGCTGAAGGTGGTCTCGCCGTCCAACGCCTCGGACGCCTACTGGATGATGCAGCAGGCCGTCCAGAGCGACGACCCGATCATCTTCTTCGAGCCGAAGCGGCGCTACTGGGACAAGGGCGACGTCGAGACCGACCTGATCCCCGGACCGCTGCACAAGGCCGCGACGGTGCGAGAGGGCTCGGACCTCACCCTTGTCGCGTACGGCCCGATGGTGAAGGTCTGCCTCGAGGCGGCCGCGGCCGCCCAGGAGGAGGGCAAGTCCATCGAGGTCCTGGACCTGCGGTCGATGTCCCCGATCGACTTCGACGCCGTCCAGGCGTCGGTCGAGAAGACCGGCCGGCTGGTCGTGGTCCACGAGGCGCCGGTGTTCTACGGCTCCGGGGCCGAGATCGCCGCCCGCATCACGGAGCGCTGCTTCTACCATCTCGAAGCACCGGTGCTCCGGGTCGGTGGCTACCACGCCCCGTATCCGCCGGCGCGCCTCGAGGACGAGTACCTGCCGGGCCTGGACCGCGTGCTCGACGCCGTCGACCGCTCGCTGGCGTACTGA
- the pdhA gene encoding pyruvate dehydrogenase (acetyl-transferring) E1 component subunit alpha: MTVESTAARKPRRSSKRTSAAKTPQSSEPELVQLLTPEGERVEHPDYEIDLTADELRGLYRDMVLTRRFDAEATALQRQGELGLWASLLGQEAAQIGSGRALRDDDYVFPTYREHGVAWCRGVDPTNLLGMFRGVNHGGWDPNTNNFHLYTIVIGSQTLHATGYAMGVAKDGADSAVIAYFGDGASSQGDVAEAFTFSAVYNAPVVFFCQNNQWAISEPTEKQTRVPLYQRAQGFGFPGVRVDGNDVLACLAVTKSALERARRGEGPTLVEAFTYRMGAHTTSDDPTKYRADEERVSWEAKDPILRLRTYLEQQELADEAFFTALDEESEALGKRVREAVRAMPDPDRMAIFDHAYADGNPLVDEERAQFAAYQASFAEEGN, translated from the coding sequence GTGACCGTGGAGAGCACTGCCGCGCGCAAACCGCGACGCAGCAGCAAGCGGACCAGCGCCGCGAAGACGCCACAGAGTTCCGAGCCCGAGCTCGTACAGCTGCTGACGCCTGAGGGCGAGCGGGTGGAGCACCCGGACTACGAAATCGACCTGACCGCGGACGAGCTGCGCGGTCTGTACCGGGACATGGTCCTGACCCGCCGCTTCGACGCCGAGGCCACCGCGCTTCAGCGTCAGGGCGAGCTGGGCCTGTGGGCCTCGCTGCTCGGCCAGGAGGCCGCCCAGATCGGCTCCGGCCGGGCGCTGCGGGACGACGACTACGTCTTCCCGACCTACCGTGAGCACGGCGTCGCCTGGTGCCGCGGGGTCGACCCGACCAATCTGCTCGGGATGTTCCGCGGTGTGAACCACGGCGGCTGGGACCCGAACACCAACAACTTCCACCTGTACACGATCGTCATCGGCTCGCAGACCCTGCACGCCACCGGCTACGCCATGGGCGTCGCCAAGGACGGCGCGGACTCGGCCGTGATCGCGTACTTCGGTGACGGCGCCTCCAGCCAGGGCGACGTCGCCGAGGCGTTCACCTTCTCCGCGGTCTACAACGCGCCCGTGGTGTTCTTCTGCCAGAACAACCAGTGGGCCATCTCCGAGCCGACCGAGAAGCAGACCCGGGTGCCGCTCTACCAGCGCGCACAGGGCTTCGGCTTCCCCGGCGTCCGGGTCGACGGCAACGACGTACTGGCCTGCCTGGCCGTCACGAAGTCGGCGCTGGAGCGGGCCCGCCGGGGCGAGGGACCCACCCTCGTCGAGGCGTTCACGTACCGGATGGGCGCGCACACCACCTCCGACGACCCGACGAAGTACCGGGCGGACGAGGAGCGCGTCTCCTGGGAGGCCAAGGACCCGATCCTGCGGCTGCGTACCTACCTGGAGCAGCAGGAACTCGCCGACGAGGCGTTCTTCACCGCGCTGGACGAGGAGAGCGAAGCCCTCGGCAAGCGGGTCCGCGAAGCGGTACGGGCCATGCCCGACCCGGACCGGATGGCGATCTTCGACCACGCCTACGCCGACGGGAACCCGCTCGTCGACGAGGAGCGCGCCCAGTTCGCCGCCTACCAGGCTTCGTTCGCCGAGGAGGGCAACTAG
- a CDS encoding response regulator transcription factor — protein MREEGKITVFLLDDHEVVRRGVHELLAVEDDIEVVGEAGTAADALLRIPATRPDVAVLDVRLPDGSGVEVCREIRSKDESIKCLMLTSYADDEALFDAIMAGASGYVLKAIRGNELLTAVRDVAAGKSLLDPVATARVLERLREGKEARGDDKLSALTDQERRILDLIGEGLTNRVIGERLHLAEKTIKNYVSSLLSKLGMERRSQAAAYVARLQAERR, from the coding sequence GTGCGCGAAGAAGGAAAAATCACCGTATTTCTGCTGGACGACCATGAGGTCGTCCGCCGCGGAGTGCACGAATTGCTGGCGGTCGAGGACGACATCGAGGTCGTCGGCGAGGCGGGCACGGCGGCGGACGCACTGCTCCGCATCCCCGCCACCCGGCCCGATGTGGCGGTGCTCGACGTGCGACTGCCGGACGGCAGCGGCGTGGAGGTCTGCCGGGAGATCCGCTCCAAGGACGAGAGCATCAAATGCCTGATGCTGACCTCGTACGCCGACGACGAGGCTCTCTTCGACGCGATCATGGCAGGCGCGTCGGGATACGTGCTGAAGGCGATCCGCGGCAATGAGCTGCTGACCGCGGTACGGGACGTGGCGGCCGGGAAGTCGCTGCTCGACCCCGTCGCGACCGCGCGCGTGCTGGAGCGGCTGCGCGAGGGCAAGGAAGCCAGGGGCGACGACAAGCTGTCCGCCCTCACCGACCAGGAACGCCGCATCCTCGATCTGATCGGCGAGGGCCTGACGAACCGGGTGATCGGCGAACGGCTGCATCTCGCCGAGAAGACGATCAAGAATTATGTCTCCAGTTTGCTGTCCAAGCTGGGCATGGAGCGGCGCTCGCAGGCCGCCGCCTATGTGGCGCGTCTGCAGGCGGAGCGGCGCTGA
- a CDS encoding pyridoxamine 5'-phosphate oxidase family protein, whose translation MEVRAIELIRRVRYGRLATTRRALPFLAVARHLVIDGRVVLRMHSGLGHHESCDGTVVAYGVDNFDTAATDEGGGEDSGALWSVQFTGPAEVVHPTKEQRTRFGAAPLQVNGEPFEPVYLRLDPHFVTMHTLDFHTTQPSHHTA comes from the coding sequence ATGGAAGTCCGAGCGATCGAGCTGATCCGTCGGGTGCGGTACGGCCGGCTGGCGACCACCCGTCGGGCTCTCCCGTTCCTGGCGGTGGCCCGCCATCTCGTGATCGACGGACGTGTGGTCCTGCGGATGCACAGCGGTCTCGGTCACCACGAGTCGTGCGACGGCACCGTCGTCGCGTACGGGGTGGACAACTTCGACACGGCGGCCACCGACGAGGGCGGCGGCGAGGACAGCGGCGCCCTGTGGTCGGTGCAGTTCACCGGCCCCGCCGAGGTCGTGCATCCCACGAAGGAGCAGCGCACACGCTTCGGTGCGGCGCCTCTGCAGGTCAACGGCGAACCCTTCGAGCCGGTCTACCTCCGCCTCGACCCCCACTTCGTCACCATGCACACTCTGGACTTCCACACAACTCAACCGAGCCACCACACAGCGTGA
- a CDS encoding phosphotransferase, with protein MLRRYPNAGEPLTCKPITLGLLNHGYRVSTTRGSYFLKHHLDDSTGDRATIVRQHRATQRLQSLGVPVAPPVEDTEGDTVTEIGGRCYALHPWVDGLHRVGAQLTTSQSQRLGALLGAVHTGLAQVMERGVAQAYGHAGPDAADTFALIDDLLTATRGRRPRDAFDELAEHRLVERRALLEQYADHRPPTPDIPATGWVHGDFHPLNVLYRDADPVAIIDWDRLGVQPRAEEAVRAAAIFFVQPTGKLELEKVRAYARAYRRAAGASAAELAAAVHRVWWERLNDFWILHWRYRLHDRRADPQFPAVSALAVWWTREYEAVREAFTE; from the coding sequence GTGCTGCGCCGCTATCCGAACGCCGGTGAGCCCCTCACCTGCAAGCCCATCACCCTGGGCCTCCTCAACCACGGCTACCGGGTCTCCACCACCCGCGGCTCGTACTTCCTCAAGCACCACCTCGACGACTCCACCGGCGACCGCGCGACGATCGTCCGCCAGCACCGCGCCACCCAGCGGCTCCAGTCCCTCGGGGTGCCCGTGGCCCCGCCCGTCGAGGACACGGAGGGCGACACGGTCACGGAGATCGGTGGCCGGTGCTATGCCCTGCACCCCTGGGTCGACGGACTGCATCGGGTCGGCGCCCAGCTGACCACCTCCCAGTCCCAGCGGCTGGGGGCGCTCCTCGGAGCCGTACACACCGGGCTCGCGCAGGTGATGGAGAGGGGGGTGGCCCAGGCGTACGGACATGCCGGCCCGGACGCCGCCGACACGTTCGCCCTGATCGACGACCTGCTGACCGCGACGCGCGGCCGGCGCCCGCGGGACGCCTTCGACGAGCTCGCCGAACACCGCCTCGTCGAGCGACGCGCCCTGCTGGAGCAGTACGCCGACCACCGGCCGCCCACCCCCGACATCCCGGCGACCGGCTGGGTGCACGGCGACTTCCACCCGCTGAACGTGCTGTACCGGGACGCGGACCCGGTGGCGATCATCGACTGGGACCGGCTGGGGGTGCAGCCGCGCGCCGAGGAGGCGGTGAGGGCCGCGGCGATCTTCTTCGTACAGCCGACCGGGAAGCTGGAACTGGAGAAGGTACGGGCGTACGCGCGGGCCTACCGGCGGGCAGCCGGGGCGAGCGCCGCCGAACTCGCCGCCGCGGTGCACCGGGTGTGGTGGGAGCGGCTCAACGACTTCTGGATACTGCACTGGCGGTACCGCCTGCACGACCGAAGGGCCGACCCGCAGTTTCCTGCGGTGTCGGCCCTGGCGGTCTGGTGGACGCGGGAGTACGAGGCGGTACGCGAAGCCTTCACGGAGTGA
- a CDS encoding protein kinase: protein MAPEPEANGGGVSDAADSWGIGGVVGDGRYRMTHRLGRGGMAEVFAAEDVRLGRTVAVKLLRSDLAEDPVSKARFTREAQSVAGLNHHAIVAVYDSGEDVVGGQTVPYIVMELVEGRTIRDLLLNAEAPPPEQALIIVSGVLEALAYSHQHGIVHRDIKPANVIITHSGAVKVMDFGIARALHGAQSTMTQTGMVMGTPQYLSPEQALGKAVDHRSDLYATGCLLYELLALRPPFTGETPLSVVYQHVQDIPVPPSEVAGAVPPELDGLVMRSLAKDPDDRFQSAEEMRGLVQYGLQMLQVQGGHTGTWNTGPVAMHEGGHTPAMGMAGGTMAMGHPQHGDTSQGPILPPMNPDDGGYDGGHGGDGGRGKLWLFVVLALIAIGAGVAIAVNAANTGGNNHKKTPTTTSSSPAPTKSSEAPSDEETKVVPPQDETTGGDQQPSWQPSTSPSTAPSKPSEAPSETASPPDTGTTGGGTTTDGGTSTDGGTGTDGGTTTDGGTTTDGGTTTDGGTTTDGGTATGANGTAGTAAGATP from the coding sequence ATGGCACCCGAACCCGAAGCAAACGGCGGCGGAGTTTCGGATGCGGCCGACTCCTGGGGCATCGGCGGTGTGGTCGGTGACGGACGTTATCGGATGACGCACCGGCTCGGCCGGGGTGGCATGGCCGAGGTGTTCGCGGCCGAGGACGTCCGGCTCGGACGGACGGTCGCAGTGAAGCTCCTCCGTTCCGATCTCGCCGAGGACCCGGTGTCCAAGGCCCGGTTCACACGTGAAGCACAGTCGGTCGCGGGCCTCAACCACCACGCGATCGTCGCGGTGTACGACTCCGGCGAGGACGTCGTGGGCGGCCAGACCGTCCCCTACATCGTGATGGAGCTCGTCGAGGGCCGCACCATCCGTGATCTGCTGCTCAATGCCGAGGCCCCGCCGCCGGAGCAGGCGCTGATCATCGTCTCCGGGGTGCTGGAGGCCCTCGCCTACTCGCATCAGCACGGCATCGTGCACCGCGACATCAAGCCGGCGAACGTGATCATCACGCACTCCGGTGCGGTCAAGGTGATGGACTTCGGCATCGCCCGTGCGCTGCACGGCGCGCAGTCGACCATGACCCAGACCGGCATGGTCATGGGCACGCCGCAGTACCTCTCCCCCGAGCAGGCACTCGGCAAGGCCGTCGACCACCGCTCCGATCTGTACGCCACCGGCTGTCTGCTGTACGAACTCCTCGCGCTGCGGCCCCCGTTCACGGGCGAGACGCCGCTCTCGGTCGTCTACCAGCACGTCCAGGACATCCCTGTCCCGCCGTCCGAGGTCGCGGGCGCGGTGCCGCCGGAGCTGGACGGGCTCGTCATGCGTTCGCTCGCGAAGGACCCGGACGACCGGTTCCAGAGCGCCGAGGAGATGCGCGGGCTGGTCCAGTACGGCCTGCAGATGCTTCAGGTGCAGGGCGGTCACACGGGCACCTGGAACACCGGCCCGGTCGCCATGCACGAGGGGGGCCACACCCCCGCCATGGGCATGGCGGGCGGCACGATGGCGATGGGGCACCCGCAGCACGGGGACACCTCGCAGGGCCCGATCCTGCCGCCGATGAACCCGGACGACGGCGGATACGACGGCGGTCACGGGGGTGACGGCGGCCGCGGCAAGCTCTGGCTGTTCGTCGTCCTCGCACTGATCGCGATCGGGGCAGGTGTCGCCATCGCGGTCAACGCGGCGAACACCGGCGGCAACAACCACAAGAAGACGCCGACCACGACCTCCAGCTCCCCGGCGCCGACGAAGAGTTCGGAGGCGCCCAGCGACGAGGAGACGAAGGTGGTCCCGCCGCAGGACGAGACCACCGGCGGTGACCAGCAGCCGAGCTGGCAGCCGTCCACCTCGCCGTCCACCGCGCCCAGCAAGCCGTCCGAGGCCCCGTCCGAGACGGCCTCCCCGCCGGACACCGGCACCACCGGTGGCGGCACGACGACCGACGGCGGTACGAGCACGGACGGCGGCACCGGTACGGACGGGGGTACGACCACCGACGGTGGAACGACGACCGACGGTGGAACGACGACCGACGGGGGTACGACCACCGACGGCGGGACCGCCACCGGTGCCAACGGAACGGCCGGAACCGCCGCGGGCGCCACTCCCTGA